Proteins co-encoded in one Nyctibius grandis isolate bNycGra1 chromosome 14, bNycGra1.pri, whole genome shotgun sequence genomic window:
- the HSPB8 gene encoding heat shock protein beta-8 produces MADSQMPFSCHYPGRRSIRDPFREPGLTSRLLDDDFGMSPFPGDLTADWPDWARPRLTTTWPGPLRAGMARASAMAPGYGACFGGYPESRSPVPFPREPWKVCVNVHSFKPEELTVKTKDGYVEVSGKHEEQQVEGGIVSKNFTKKIQLPYEVDPVTVFASLSPEGLLIIEAPQIPPYQQYGEGGCGSEIPVESQEATCA; encoded by the exons ATGGCCGACAGCCAGATGCCCTTCTCCTGCCATTACCCCGGCAGGCGCAGCATCCGCGACCCTTTCCGGGAGCCCGGCTTGACCTCGCGTCTGCTGGACGATGATTTCGGCATGTCGCCCTTCCCTGGGGACCTGACGGCGGACTGGCCCGACTGGGCTCGGCCCCGGCTCACCACCACCTGGCCGGGTCCCCTGCGCGCTGGCATGGCCCGCGCCTCTGCCATGGCCCCCGGCTACGGCGCCTGCTTCGGGGGGTACCCCGAGAGCCGCAGCCCCGTGCCCTTTCCCCGCGAGCCCTGGAAGGTGTGCGTCAACGTGCATAGCTTCAAACCCGAGGAGCTGACGGTCAAAACCAAGGATGGCTACGTCGAGGTGTCAG GCAAACACGAGGAGCAGCAGGTGGAAGGAGGGATCGTCTCCAAGAACTTCACCAAGAAAATCCA GCTGCCCTACGAGGTGGACCCCGTCACGGTCTTTGCCTCCCTGTCGCCGGAGGGGCTGCTGATCATCGAGGCGCCCCAGATCCCCCCCTACCAGCAGTACGGCGAGGGCGGCTGCGGCAGCGAGATCCCCGTTGAGAGCCAGGAGGCCACCTGCGCCTGA